GGCTGGTTTGGCTGGTTTGGCTGGTTTGGCTGGTTTGGCTGGTTTGGCTGGTTTGGCTGGTTTGGCTGGTTTGGCTGGTTTGGCTGGTTTGGCTGGTTTGGCTGGTTTGGCTGGTTTGGCTGGCTTGGCTGCGTTGGCTGGCCTGGCTGGCCTGGCTGGCTGGGTTTGCTCTTGGACGGGCCTTCTGTGAGTGAGCTCTTGCTGCGGCGGTCGCCACTCCTGCTCCTGCGCAGCGCCTGGTACGAGCGCGTCGAGGCATTTCTGCTCCAGGCGGCGAGGACGGCGAGGGTGACGCTCTGCTGGACGGGCGTGGGTCGGGGCGGGGCAGGGCGAAGGAGGTGTGCGAGTGGTGTCTTGACATGTGACGGGCGAGCGGGTGCTGAGAAAGAGGTTGAGCGTGTCGCCGTCGAGCGTGTTCGGTGGCAGTGCGCATTCGATGCTACGGCCCGTGTGCTCGCCCCGTTCCCGCACAGCAGCGCCGCATGGCTGGCCAGGTCGAAGCGTGGGAGAGGGAGGGGGAGTGGGAGGGGAAGAGGACTCTGGCGCGGCGGCTGGGGAGCGAGGGCGCGCCGCAGAAACGCGCCGGGCCTCGTTCCTACATGTCGACTCATGGCAGTTGCAGCACCGACATGATCCCGTCCTCGTCGCTCAAGGGGAAAGGCGGGGCGGGGGGTGCTTCTGTTGAAGAAGTGTGTTGGAGAAGCGACCTTCACGTCATGCATGCAGCGCCGGCTGGACGAATCTTGATGGCTCCATGGGCCCACTAACCCAACCGGGCGCCCCAGCCATGGCCATTCTCGGCTCACGAAATTTTGGAGCGCGAGCGATAGACGGCCGAGCGTCGAGCTTATCGGCCGCCCCGCCCGAGCACGAAACATTTCCATTCACTGCCTGGACCCTTTGCGAAATTATTGCGACAACCAGCAGAGCACCAGCAGAGAACACCACCAGAGAACACCAGCAGagaacaccaccaccaccattaGAGAACCACCAACACCAGagaaccaccaccaccaccagagaaccaccaccaccaccagagaaccaccaccaccaccagagaaccgccaccaccaccaccaccattaGAGAACCACCACCAGAAACCAGACCTCCACCGCCATGCCCGCCCCAACTGCGCTCCAGCGCCGCCCCGAAGAATTCGCAACCGACATGGCCATGAGCACGCCTCTCCCCGCCGACGAGCCCTCAGCCGCCGCCGACCTGATCGACATGCACGCCGTCGCCGACCAGGTCCTGCCCGACACCAACCACGCCGCCACCGACGACACCGCCATGGTCGACGAGAGCGGGCGCCCGCAGTTTGCCCCTGCCCAGAGCATCCCGCTCGCCTTCCGCCGCGAGACGCGCAAAGTGCCCATCCCCCCCCACCGCATGACGCCGCTGAAGAGCGCATGGCCCAAGATCTACGTAGGCTGAAGCCCGCATCGCACCCCCTGACCCCCACCCGGCATGCTGACGCCGCCTAGCCCCCCCTCGTCgagcacctgcacctgcaagTCCGCATGAACATCAAGACGCGCTCCGTCGAGCTGCGCACCTCGTCCCTCACCACCTCGACCGACGCCCTGCAAAAGGGCGAGGACTTTGTCAAGGCCTTCACCCTCGGCTTCGACGTCGACGACGCCATCGCCCTGCTGCGCCTCGACGACCTGTACATGGAGACCTTTGAGATCAAGGACGTCAAGACGCTGCAGGGCGAGCACATGGGCCGCGCCATTGGCCGCATAGCAGGCAAGGACGGCAAGACCAAGTTCGCCATTGAGAACGCGAGTCGCACCCGCGTCGTTCTTGCCGATCAGAAGATCCACATCCTCGGCGGCTTCAAGAACATACACATTGCCCGCGAGTCCATTGTCTCGCTCATCCTCGGCCAGAATCCCGCCAAGGTCTACGGCAACCTGCGCACCGTTGCAGGGCGCATGAAGGAGCGCTTTTGATCTGGCGCCACAGACAATGCAGACGGCATCGAGACGAGCATTTCACCGGCGTTTCTGGGTTTGCGTTTCTGGTTTCTCGTTTCTGATTTTTGGGCTTGGGAAAGAAAGGAAgagaaaggaaaggaagggaagggaagggaagggaagggaaggaaaggaagggaagggaaggaaaggaagggaaggaaaggaaggaaaggaaggaaaggaaaggaaaagGAAAAGGAAAAGGAAAAGGAAAAGGGAAAAAAAGGACGTGGGATATCCACGTCCtatgccatgccatgccataCCATACCCTACCATGTTTTGCACGAATCAACGCACACTAGAAACCGGCAGACAACGAGCCAGTTTCTTCCAACCTCCCAAATCAAACCAAATTCACATTTCACCACacccctccctccctccctccctccctccaTCCATCCTCCAAGAACCCCCAACCCCTCACCCCCCTAACCAACCCCCAATCCCCCCTTCTCCCCCTAACCATCCCACctccccaccaccaccccgCCACACGCCCTCCCCCCGCTCCCCCAGACCCGCCGACAAGGCACCCACTGCACGCCCCTAAGCCCCACCTTCTTCCACGCATCGACCCCAACCCCAGACGTCGCGTACAGCGTCGCTGCCGTCCAAGCGCGCACGCCCTCGCGGCCGAGATGGCGCAGCGCGGTTGCGTCGGCGGGGGTGTGGAGTTGGAGGGTGTAGAATGTGGAGGTTGCTGATTGgggagaagagaaagaaggggaaagagaaggagaaagagaagaaggagaaagagaaggaggagaaagagaagaagaaggagaagaaagagaagaaggagaagaagaagaaggagagaggGAGGTGATGCTAAGCGGTGCCAGGGTGGAGTGTTGCAGGGATGCAGAGGAGGTGGTGAGGCCTGTTGCGCTCCATTCTATGTCCACGTCGCGTGGGAGCGAGGCTACTTCGACGACGAAGCAGGGCGGGGGGGATCCGTTGTCGGAGATGTCTGGGTCCGGGATCCGGGAGCGGTGGGTGTGGTCGTTGAAGAGGGCGGTGTGCGTGTTGCGGCGGTCCCAGGGGTCGATGTCTACATCCAtatcctcttcttcttcgtcgtcgtcgtcgtcgtcgtcgtcttcgtcttcggaGGAGGTGGTATGCGGGGAAGAAGAGGAGTGGATGCATCTCCACGCATCCTGTGCGGCTTTTACTTTCTCCTCTACATTCTCGCTCGCGGGGATGAAGGCTACCGCGGCTGTCCACCAGCGCACGCCTTTTGCGCGGCCGATGCGCAAGAGGTGCTGCAGCGAGAGCGTGGCTTGCCCCTTGAACCCTCGTTCCGTGTACACCTCCATCGATGCGGGGACGAGGGGGATCTGGCCCGCGACGTAGACTATCTCGCCACTGCTGCTTTCTGCGTCGTCGAGGCCAGACGGGAGGCGTGCCGAGATGGCTTGGCTGTACGGTCCGATGTTGGCGGGCGCCCAGTAGCTGCGTCCCTGCACGTGCAGGCCTTGTCGCGAGACTGACCGCACGGTCTTGCCTTTGCCGTCTTTAGTGTCCTTGTCCATGGTGATGCTGAGCATCACGTCGATGCCCTCGGGCATGCAGTCGCCGACTGAGATGGTGACGCGCGCGGGTGGGTTCACGCCGGAAAAGTACTGGCCGTAGATGGGGTTGAGGACTGTAAAGTCGGACATGGAGCGGAGGAGGAGCGTGCAGTGGTTGACGCTCATGCGGGAGAGGTCCCATTGCTTGAGCACGTGGTCGAGGCGGAGGAGGATCTTGGTGAGCTGGCGAGAGGGGCTGCTGGAGCGGGATGTGTCGCAGAGATTCGAGTAGGTGAAGACGGTGGGCGTATCGGCGGACGCGTTCCTAGGTAGATCGTCAAACGTCGACGAAGTGGCGGTATCAACACGCTCATTCAGGAGTGTT
This window of the Ascochyta rabiei chromosome 14, complete sequence genome carries:
- a CDS encoding Diphthine--ammonia ligase yields the protein MSQTPDIYHDGRRWAKLLFLPTEMSLNVIALISGGKDSFFSLLHCIANGHKIVALANLHPSPTAGDDEDINSYMYQTVGHSVIPLYEQALGIPLYRQEITGKAVNSERDYSAAPSQQEQDETEDLIPLLSKAMLAHPEANAVSTGAILSTYQRTRIESVALRLGLTPLSYLWQYPLLPPYSQSQLLHDMAAVGQEAIIIKTASGGLDERILGWNVAAQSTITKLQKAMAKFGEETNGAVLGEGGEFETLALDGPKPLWKKRIRIEPGAAGVSEGGQSVLKMRASELEDKSEEISDCYEAPRIPDMFDDEFKRVLKQQENSNDAQSFVSDDATLLNERVDTATSSTFDDLPRNASADTPTVFTYSNLCDTSRSSSPSRQLTKILLRLDHVLKQWDLSRMSVNHCTLLLRSMSDFTVLNPIYGQYFSGVNPPARVTISVGDCMPEGIDVMLSITMDKDTKDGKGKTVRSVSRQGLHVQGRSYWAPANIGPYSQAISARLPSGLDDAESSSGEIVYVAGQIPLVPASMEVYTERGFKGQATLSLQHLLRIGRAKGVRWWTAAVAFIPASENVEEKVKAAQDAWRCIHSSSSPHTTSSEDEDDDDDDDDEEEEDMDVDIDPWDRRNTHTALFNDHTHRSRIPDPDISDNGSPPPCFVVEVASLPRDVDIEWSATGLTTSSASLQHSTLAPLSITSLSPSSSSPSSLSSPSSSLSPPSLSPSSLSPSLSPSFSSPQSATSTFYTLQLHTPADATALRHLGREGVRAWTAATLYATSGVGVDAWKKVGLRGVQWVPCRRVWGSGGRACGGVVVGRWDG
- a CDS encoding pre-rRNA-processing protein pno1; protein product: MPAPTALQRRPEEFATDMAMSTPLPADEPSAAADLIDMHAVADQVLPDTNHAATDDTAMVDESGRPQFAPAQSIPLAFRRETRKVPIPPHRMTPLKSAWPKIYPPLVEHLHLQVRMNIKTRSVELRTSSLTTSTDALQKGEDFVKAFTLGFDVDDAIALLRLDDLYMETFEIKDVKTLQGEHMGRAIGRIAGKDGKTKFAIENASRTRVVLADQKIHILGGFKNIHIARESIVSLILGQNPAKVYGNLRTVAGRMKERF